AGGTAAGGCTCCAGCACACTGATGCGCTGGGTGTACGTGCGGTTGAAGGCGCGCAGCAGCTTGACGTCGGCAGGGTCGATTTCGTCGCGGGTCATGCGGGTCAGCATACGGCAATTGATTGCTTTAAGCAATTAATTAGATGCTGATGGCACCTGTATACCGGACTGTCAGGTGGTGCGAACAGGGCATAAAAAAAGCTGCCAGCGCTGGTGCAGCCGGCGCTGGCAGCTATCGCTTCAGTAGCGTTGGGTTAGCGCTCAGGCGTAGCGGCAGATGTAGTGGTAGCTGTCGGTCACGCGGATGTCGAACGACGAATTGGCCGGCACGCTGAAGGTTTCGCCAGCGGATGAGCGCTGCCATGCGTCCGAGCCGGCCAGCTTGTATTCGCAGCTGCCGGCCACGCATTCCATGGTTTCGGCGGC
This genomic interval from Ottowia oryzae contains the following:
- a CDS encoding pyrimidine/purine nucleoside phosphorylase, with product MTTETIANVTLTTKANVYFDGKCVSHGFTAADGSKASVGVVLPATLTFTTGAAETMECVAGSCEYKLAGSDAWQRSSAGETFSVPANSSFDIRVTDSYHYICRYA